TCGCGCACCGGGAGCCTCGCGACGCGCACGGTCAGGCAACTGCCGAAGTATCCCGCGCCGACGGGAGGGTCGAGGCGCTCGCGGACGTCGGCGATGAACACAAGGAACACTTCTCCGTCGTCCGCGGCGGTGGTCTTGCATCGGGCGAAGCACGTCCATGCCgtcgcgacgacggcgacgaaggtGGACGGAGGCCGACGCAGTGGCGCGCCGCGGGCTTCACCGTCGCGGGCGATGCGCTGCTTGAGGCGCTCGATTTGCTGCGCGTCCACGGTGAACGTCCGGCGGGTGAACCGATTCCGTTGTTCGACGAAAATTTCCAGCTCGGCTACCTGAGACGACGCAAATGGTGGTCGACGTGTTCTTAAATCTTAAGCTACCTTGTGCGCTGCTAATTGACCGGGGAAAATATGGCGCGAAGATAGCATACCTGAGGCAATTTAGGCGCGTACTTCCGCAAGACGGTCCGGGCAATCTCCTCGCCAAGGTGCAGCTTGATAGCGGAGCGGTCGAAGCACGGTGTCGCGACCGGCGTCGCCTCGccgcggcacgccgccgcccacgcctccaGGAACATCCAGAGAGACTTCCCATCGGCGACGCCGTGATGCACCGTGACGCCGACCGCCAGCCCTCCCTCCAGGCGCGTGGCCTGCACGGCCAGCACCGACGTCGGCAGCTTGCCCATGTCGAGCTCCGGCACAAGCTTCTGAAACGTCGCCAGGTCGTGCAGCTCgtctccggcgaggcggcggacgtCGGCGTCGGATTCCGCAGCGACGAACTTGACCGCGTCCGACGCGGAGCAGGCGATGGCGACGTCGCCGGTGCCCTCGAGGTAGACGAGCttgccggcgagcggcgcgaaGCTCGCCAGCGTGGCGCCGAGGGAGGACCGGAGGGACCGGACGACGCTGTcgaacggcggcgagccggcgacctCGTAGAACAGGACGTGTTGAAGCACGGGGAAAGGGAGCCACAGTGCTTCCATCGCCGTGAGCTTGATCGgctccggcggcagcgcggcAGTCGCCGGCACAGCGACATAGCTGACGTCGACGATGCTCACTGCAGACATGAGGCTTTGGACTCTGCACTACGCAGGCGCTGGTTTATcgcacactactagaaaaaggcATTTTCCCCGATGTGGGTTTTATTTTTCCAGTCACATGACTCTTTGAGCCAAATAATCacctaaaaaatataaatcgagGTGAACTGCAAATCACTTAAGTGGCGCCTGCGATGTGGTCCGCCTACCTACTAAAATAATCTaatcatccttatcctctcctctccaccactcatttccctccccctcctctctctcacacacacttaGAAAAACTCGtcggctccctcctctctcacatccgcgcgccgccggctccctcctcgacgccgacgacgaccacgacgcCGCCGGCTCCCTCCGCCGacggctccctcctctcccacgtccGCGCACCGCcggctccctccgccgccggccacgacgacgacgacgaccgcgacgccgccggctcgctcctcgccgacggctccctcctctcccacgtccgcgcgccgccggctccctccgccgccggccacgacgAGCGACGATGACGGCACTCCagatccgcgcgccgccggcttcctcctcgccgcctgcgccagccgcttcccctcctcgctccctccgccgccggccacgacgagcgacgacgacggctctccagatccgcgcgccgccgtcttccctcctcgccccctccgccgccggccacgacgaacgacgacgacggctcgcctcctccaccgtcgGCTTTCCTCCTCGCTACCTCCGCCACTGGCCACgacgggcgacgacgacggctcgcATCCGGCTGCCGGCTCTCCTCAtcgacgcgacgacgacgacgatggcggcgccaACGGCAACGGACGGAGGGGAGCCCAAGCCGGCAGCGCTCGTGGTGAGGCTGGCGGCGGTGCCCCgtggttttttttaatttttctgagattattttcgcaggcgggccaaGGAGGCGACTGCAAAAATGTTCTATTTTCACATGCGAGATGGTAGCAGCGATCCTCTCTCCCGCCTGCGACACTTCCGCTGTTTTTTGCGTGTAAACACAGCAGCAACTGGAGCCACGGAGGAGCAGCTAGCAGCCGGCAATAATTAGCCATACGTGAATCGTTGGCTAATTGCGGAATTAAATATTAATGCGAGCGTTACTAGCTCCGTGCAAGGGGTGTCCTTGTCGAAGGCGAAATGTAGGAAAATGGCATCTGTCGGCACCAAATCACGTGTCTACACGTTGAACACGTTATGTGCAATCTCACGGTAGTACCCTGAGATATGCTACCGTAAGAAGTTGTAAGATAATATCGAACCAACAAACGGAAAAGCCCTATTAGAGGGAACGCGATGCTGGTTTGTCCTAGACTCGACAAATCAGCTAGGACGTCATTTAACGCCGTAGAGACCTAGAGACCAGAGATGATAAAGCAATTTAGAATTGAAGGAGAATAGATGTTGTCATAGATAGGAAGGAGAAGGAAGGTGTGGAATATAGAGGCTatggtaataaattgattttgacgATTGATTGGTTGTTCTTTTAGTCGGTCGTGATCCccttatatttataaaaatgcGGACTTGTTTCCTAGGATTTTTCCCATGTCCAATTGGGtgtaaaaaactaattatagtcTAAAATCTCGTCTAAGTAAGGAAATCCAAGAAATCTCTAAATTGGTTTCTGACTATTTGTTGATGGTCAGGCCGTCCGGATGCTTGTGGTTTGACAGCAGTTCATCGTTCAGTCTGACCGATCAGTCAGACCAGTCTTTGGAGGGAAAGTCTCGGTATTACATGTTTGAAAGAAAACACTGGTGACTGTATATTAGAGTTATAAAAGATATAGTAGTAGAGTACTCTCTACTCAGCTCAGCTACTGCTACCGCCGGTCGAGCGGCTATACCATGAAGCATGAACGCAGATTGTCGGAGACTGGAGACATGCGCAGTTCTCCAAGCACGGGTGGCACTCTGGCTCGTCTCGTCCCATTTTGGGCCCTAGAGCAAACTTGGGCGCGTGTTCTTCGGCCTGGAAAAGTAGGCCCACGAAAGCGAGTAGTCCCAGCAAGCCGACGGAGGTCCTGCTCGGGGAAGTTATGATAAGCAGCCGCTGACAATCTGGAGGTGCTGGAGAACCCATCATTtgatttctaatttattttctgggTTCTACGACTAAAACTCTTTAAAATCTAAGTGAAAATCTAGACTGTTTGATAGATCTTCTATCAGCCAGAGATTCTAAGAGAAGCTGCAGCTGACAGAAGCTCCTCCAAATAGACAAAAAAATTAAGTTGCCGTGGCTCTAATGCAATCTGGGCTAAACATATGTGTTGAACCTTATCCGGTTAGAAAAACGAAgggattaaaataaaaaaacaccaccagacaagttcgtgtaccatAATAATTACTCTACAAATTTGTATACTGAATCACACCCACCTTATGAGTTTGTTTACCACCAATACAAtttactttatatttaaaaaccaAAAACGAAGGTAATCCGTTCGTTCTAATTCTGCGtgttttttaaattgtatctAGATATCTTTTTGAGAAAACATGCACACTCACTCCTataaatatacacatatatatttaaaaatcatatatctagatatattatttgaaaaacgggaaatttaactatttgccactcttgtgatatggcaattaacgatttgccacaccGTGTCTATAACGTGTGGGcctagtggcaaatcgttaagcaccactcgtaagagtggcaaatagttaaaagccccttGAAAAACTGTActacttatattttggatggAATAGGATAGTACTTGATTTCTACAGCTTAAAATTTTCAGATATTTaactacttaattttttttagatatttAACTATCTCCCACTTTTAGATGTGGTGTTTAATACTTTTTTCCAGTAAAATGCCCTATTTTTTCATCGCTGTAGTTTGTCGCATGTACCATCTGTCTGTCTGATCACTTTAACTCGAGCAGGCGCATTTGTGACTTGAAAGCCTCCATGTGTGCCGATTGGAGCAAGGAGACCGAGACCTGCACCCCAtggccgtcggcggcgcgcaCGAGCGCCACCTGCCCGTCGTGGTTCATCCTGATCGGCTCCGTCCGCCTCGGCTTCCCCCACCCGAAGTCGCCGACGTCGTACGGGCGGAATCCCGGCGAGCCGGACACGTTCATCACCCTGTCCGAGGGGATCTTGCCCGCCAGGCTCATGAAATTCCACCCGGCGAGCGGGTCCTCCGCCAACTCGAGGATCTCTTCCTGTatcgccgacgcggcggccgccaGTGCCCCGTCGCCGTGGACGTCGCGCGCCGGGAGTCTCGCGAGACACCCTGTCAAACAAGCGCCGAAGTAGTATCCCGCGTCGACGGGTGGGTCGTCGAGGCGCTCGCGGACGTCGGCGAAGAAGAAAAGGAacacgtcgccgccggcgtcctcgTCCGCGGCGGTGGTCTTGCATCGGGCGAAGAATGCCGAGGCCatcgcgacgacggcgacgaagctggATGGAGGCCGATGCAGGGTTTTGCCGTGGACTTCGCCGTCGCGGGTGATGCGCGCTGCTTTAGGCGTTCGAGTTGCTGCGCGTCCACGGTGAATGTCCGGCGGGTGAAACGCTTGCGTTCCTCTACAAGCAAGTCCAGCTCGGACACCTGCGACGCCATTGCACGTGTTCTTAATTTTAAGCTAACCAATGCATTATGACTTTCCcatcgaaaagaaaaaaaaagtgagcaaCCTCCACCACGAAAGGGTTActtgcatgtcacttaaatggttataatatatatatatatatatatatatatatattaatatgtaatatatcactccataaaTATACAAgctcaaattcaacttctacaacttaccaaaaaacaaatttaaccaAATAATCAAGTTTAACTTGTTTTTTCGTTGCAagatatagaagttgaatttaaccTTGTatttttgtgaagtgatatatcacatattaatacatcttcttaattatttttgtgaagtgatatatcacatattaatacatcttcttaattttttttataactactTAAGTGCCATGcaaacaacaagatatcaacttctacatctaaaaaaaacaaatttgactataaatatatatcaaCTAGTTatagtttaattggtttttttttcgagatgtaaaagttaaatttgatcttgtatatttgtggagtgatatatcacatgtttatatatatcttttttaaaaaaattcaactattTAAGTGACAAGAACGTTACCTCGAGATCAAAATAATTTCCGGCATGAAGTAACATACCTCAGGCAAGTTTGGCGCGTACTTACGCAACACGCTCCTGGCGATCTCCTCACCACCTGGCCACTTGATAACCGAGCGGTCGAAGCACGGTGTCGCGGCCGGCGCCTCGCCCCGGCACCGGCATGCCGACGCCCACGCCTCCACGAACGTCCAGAACGACTTCCCATCGGCGACGCCGTGGTGCAACGTCACGCCGACCGCGAGGCCTCCCTGGAGACGCGTGGCCTGCACGGCCAGCACCGACGTCGGCAGCTTGCTCATGTCGAGCTCCGGCACAAGCTGCTCGAACGTCCGCAGGTCGTGCGCCTCGTCGCCCGCGACGCGGCGGACGTCGGCGTCGCACTCCGCCTCCACGAACCTCACCGCGTCCGAGGCCGAGCAGGCAATGGCGACGTCGCCGGTGTCCTCGAGGTGGACGAGCTTGCCGGCGAGAGGGGCGAAGGTCGCCAGCGTCGCGCCGAGGGATGACCGGAGCGAATCGACGACGCTGTCGAACGGCGTCAAGCCGGCGGCCTCGTAGAACAGGACGTGCTGCAGCACCGGGAAAGGGAGCCACAGCGCTTCCATCGCCGTGAGTTTGATTGgctccggcggcagcgcggccgTCGCCGGCACAGCGACGTAGCTGACGTCGACAATATTCACTGCTGACATCAGTGACATGAGGCCTTTGGCTGAGCAAACGGTGAGCTTTGATGCGTTGGCTTGTGAATCCTGGAAACACAGTGGCTACTGGACAGTGCGACGAATCCTAGGTTCGTCTCCGAATTAATCGTGGAGCACAGGTTTATCTGTGGCGAGAATGCGGTTGCGTGTGTGATATTTCTTCGAATCCTGATTAGTGCACGTGTGCTTAAACTGCCCATCGGTGGCGGGATGATAGATACTCCCTCACActcaaaatgtaagcattttagctataaatctgaacaatTTTGTTTAGAATCATAGTCAAAAGTTATtgtattttgagacagaggtaGTAATGCTTTAGACTTTCGGACCTTTTGGGTACAGATGAAATTATCTAGACGGGGACTTGTAAACAGTGGAAACAATTGGAATCGCTAACATCTTTTCGAAAACGATGGTCGACCGATCAATAACTGTACATATTTATCAATTCAACTATTTAGTATTgacatcataaaaaaaaataatagtacaaaaCGATATATCATTCCAACGAGATAACTGACATACGGGTATCATTAGAGAACGAGGTTGTAGCCCGGTGGTAGGGAGCTACCGGATTGAGATCCGGTGCAGTTGATATTACTACCGCAACTTTAGCTGTCGTTGTACGTTTTGATCGTTGGATTGATGAAGTGAAAGGCTCAGATCTGCTTGCAACCCTGTTGCACCTCTGACGCTACAGCAATCGCTACAGTAAAGATTCCCCTACAGTAATTTGTGAACAGTATTTTGCAGCTATCTGAGCCGTTGGTTTTTGATCCATCCACCGAACCGCAACTGCTAAAGTTGCAGTTGTTACTGCGACCGCACCGGATCTCGATCCGGAGCTACCAGGTGCTCTCGTTGGCCCACGTTCTAGTCCCCTCGACGCTGGGTTTTCTCATTATTTCTTCTCTCTTAATAATTGATGCTAAGTTTCTTCTTAgcatctttttttccttttaaaaacgGGTATCACTAATGTCAAATCATAATATCAGTATAGGTAACAGATCTGGTCTAGTACCTATGGTGTATCATGTTTAGTACCAGAAATATCAGATCCGGTACCCATGATATCATGCTAATATTATAACTATTTCGTTGGAAGTTCTGCAGTATCTCTCGAAATGAAATTAGAAAATCCGAGTAAAACCGCGACGAGTGGCAGGCGGGTGCTTGACTAGCATAGAGGTGAACCGCGTTGCGAATCGTCCAAATCCGGGCCGTACCGAAACATCCAAGGTGGCCCATATTGGCGGCCCGTTTAGCTCACGAGCTGGCCTGATTCGTTGTTCTCCTCGTGTGCTGTCGAGGAAGGGATCACTCCCGGCGATGCAGTCCATGTCAATATGTCATGAACTTGAgatccccttctctctcttcgctGAATTCCTCTCCATCACTCCAGTCCTCCTAGGCACAGCACTGTGCAGTTTGGAGATTTATGACCTTGTACGTTCGTCAGGATTGTAATCACTATGTTGAAGTATTAATCCGCGCTCTCTGTCGTAAAAGAAATACTTCTACTAGAAAGTGTGTGCATCGATTATCGAACACACCACAAAATCGGTGTGCCGTACGTGTGCGCCATCGAAACGTACGAGGTTTTGACATCTCAGTTGTCAGCGACACAACACGGTTGACTTCGGACGGCGTGCAAGGTCGTCCACTCCACTTCGTGTCCGCCGCGCTATTTATCCAGACGATCGATTGGTATCTTTCTCAGCGGCCGCGAAATGAGTGACTTCTCACTGGATGGctacagcgacggcggcgacgcctaTGTCGCTGAGCCAGCCTCGCCCATCCGTTCCAGTGCAAATCGGCCTCGTCGTCCGAGCGCCAGCCGCGACGAGGTTCCCCGCTACGTCCTTCGCGTCATCcgcaccgcagccgccgcctccgcctcgctgcCTCCCGTCCCAGGCTACAGCCCCAGGATGTCCATCGACATGGCGTGCACGCACAGCTGGGCGCCCTACACGGCCGTAATCCCGGCCCTccgctccctctccttcctgtCTCTCCGGGACGAACACTCTCCCGGCGTGGCGAAGAAGACGATCGCCGAGCTCTACGGCCACGCCACGCCGttcgacgccgccggccgccggttcCCCGCCGGCGAGGTGTACGTCTGCCTGGATCGCGCCCCGCTCGCCAGCTACATCCAGAGCATCCAGAGGAACGTGACGGTGTCGGATGTGTCGTACGGGGACAAGACCAAAGCGTGCGACAGCTACCTGAGCGCCGTCAGCTCCGCCATCGACGAGCTCACGCGCGACGACCACTACACTCCAGTGTCCAGTGCTGTATGACCGCGAGGTGTTTGAGTCGGTGTTCCAGCTCACCTGGATCGAGCCATGATGCCGGTGTTCGAGTCGGTGTTCCTGCACCTTTTCGATTTCATCTGTTTCGTGTCAGCGAAGTTTGCATGTACCATGTTGTAGGTTGTGGCGATGGGGGAATTTGTTCCCTAGTAGCACCGCAACATTTGTTTGTTGTTACTGTTTTATAAACTTCTCAATCTCATTATAAAGCTGGTCGGCGGTCTTCGCTGGTCCGGCGAATTGGCTAAGCATTCGACTCCATAGATTCCGAGTCGTATAGTTGTTGGAATATTTTGATTCTGGTTTCTGTGATCCTGTCCTTGGTAGCACATTGGCTCGACTGTTTGGTTTTTGACAGTAAACAAAACAGTACCCTGCAGGTTTTCAACTGCTCTGTGAGACTCTGAGTCTGGTGACTTATGGCTCTTATCCGTGACGGTAGCACACCAAGTCGATCGTTTGGTTTCTGACTGTAAACAAAGTCGAAGCCCGTAGGTTCTCAGGCTCTCAGCTGTGTGGCTGCCCAATCCAGTATTCCAGTGGCGCGGAACAAAAATTTTCCGCAGCGTCATCCCGCGTCGCAGCGGCCCAGGCACCCGGCCGGGCGGCGACAGATGCCACACGCTGGTGAGGCCGGAGACTTGGTGGCACGCTCCTCGCGATCGCGTCCCGGCTCCCGGGCCTTACATCTCTTGACGTGAAGGCTGGAAATTTCGGCCTATTATGGTTGTTAGGCCAGGTCCAAAATCGTAtccgcgaaaaaaaaaagagcaatttTATGGTACTTAAAGAGATACCAtgaaatttagtgtaaaattttaaTAACTAGTACTGTAAAGTaacatgaggtaccaaatttataaaaaaaaagtggtacctcatggtacctcctcaattACCgtaaaattgcttaaaaaaaaaaggcttccGATCCCCTGCAGCATAATCTCTCCGACTGGGGCCACTTCTTGATTGATACTGAGTATAGCCCATAATAATctcattgcatatttgcatgcgGGAGACGAACGTCTCCccgtcgtggcggcggcgggcggcctgcATGCCGATCTGGGAAGCATTCGCAGGTTAGGCAGCCGCAGGAGCCATGACTTCCCGTACGGCAAACGGTCGCGGAGTCGCGGTGGTGGCCAGGTGAGTTTAATTCTCTGTGCAAGTGCAACGGGAAGTATGGATCGAACGGATCGTCCTCCAGTTTTGAATAGTTCAGGGCTGCGCCTTCGTATGCCGGTCAACCTGAGTGCACGGGGAAGAGAATTGGTGTTGTTTGTCCTATCCAATCTCGATCTGTGCCAAAAAGattactccctccctccgtatCAAAATATTtggcaccgttgactttttacttgatcattcgtcttatttaaaaaatttaagtaattatttgttcttttcatatcatttgattcattgttaaatatactttcatgtacatatatagttttacatatttcacaattttttttaataagacgaacggttaaacacgtgctaaaaagtcaacgatgtcgaacattttggaacggagagagtagtataaGTTAACCTCGGTTTGGTTGCTGCATTTCGTTGCTATCTTGGAAAATGAGTTTCGAAAAAATACGGAGTACTCTACCATATAGAAAGTGGATCGTTATGGACTGGGATTTTCTTTAGCAATTCCACAAACTAATTAAACCCATCGCGCGGTGTTATTGCTAGATGCTAGAGCGGCGTGAGTATGCAAGCTGCAGCACTGCATTTCGATCTATCCATGATACCATGACACAAATTCAGACATCATCACTTTTAGCTTCTTTCTTCCTGGCGTATCTGCACCGCGACCAATTCAATTCCGTGAACAACTTAGCATCACCCATTAGCAATATACTTGAGAGTTGAAAGTTGAGAGATGAGACACAGACTGAACACTAGTTAACTGGCAAGATGAACACATAAGATATACAGAAAAGACTTAATTAAACACTCGAACAAGTTTTCACTGAAAGTTCAGATCCTCAAAAGTCCACGTAAACTAGTAGAACTTGTTCGGCCACATTTTTATACAAGCACGCCGCTTAGAACAAGTAGACACAGCTCAACTGAAGACTGAAGACGACGATCGAAGCAGGCTGCCTAGTGATGGTGTCCTCCATTGCCGCCGCTCCCTTCTCTCGGATTGCCCGGCGGCTTCGGCCTTAGCCGCGCTGCCCGCACCCGAGTGGTCGCCTCCTGCATGTAGAAATACTACACCAATTTCATCTCATATGTTAGAATTAACTGAACTATTACGAAATGCTTTGCAGAAACTGCAGAGCAATCTACTTACACTGCTCTTCATGTCCTCTTCTCCTTCTTGAGACGGGTCGGCAGCTGCAGGTTCAGGTTCAGGGACAAGAACAGAGCTTGCCTTTGGGTCGCAGAAAGAATCGCTGAGGCCGAGGCAGCAGGCGCAGACCCGGGCTATGTACTGCAGCAGCGAGCAAGGGTGCGCGAAGAatgacggcgccgccgccgccgccgctgccgctggcgTGGCCTCCTCACAgccctccttttcttcttcttcctcctccttgcgCTGGTCCACCGACGATGATTCTTCAGAGTTGTCCTGCTC
This window of the Oryza sativa Japonica Group chromosome 4, ASM3414082v1 genome carries:
- the LOC4337152 gene encoding phenolic glucoside malonyltransferase 1, producing the protein MSAVSIVDVSYVAVPATAALPPEPIKLTAMEALWLPFPVLQHVLFYEVAGSPPFDSVVRSLRSSLGATLASFAPLAGKLVYLEGTGDVAIACSASDAVKFVAAESDADVRRLAGDELHDLATFQKLVPELDMGKLPTSVLAVQATRLEGGLAVGVTVHHGVADGKSLWMFLEAWAAACRGEATPVATPCFDRSAIKLHLGEEIARTVLRKYAPKLPQVAELEIFVEQRNRFTRRTFTVDAQQIERLKQRIARDGEARGAPLRRPPSTFVAVVATAWTCFARCKTTAADDGEVFLVFIADVRERLDPPVGAGYFGSCLTVRVARLPVRDIHGDGALAAAASAIQEEIAKVAEDPLAGWDFLRLMETLVPVTERAMNVSGSPAFRPYDVGDFGWGKPRRTEPIRMNHDGQVALVRAKDGRAVQVSVSLLRSAHMQGFKSQLLELLG
- the LOC4337154 gene encoding uncharacterized protein isoform X2 — translated: MDRVEEKEGNRFQEPASDRCEDNEDKEQDNSEESSSVDQRKEEEEEEKEGCEEATPAAAAAAAAPSFFAHPCSLLQYIARVCACCLGLSDSFCDPKASSVLVPEPEPAAADPSQEGEEDMKSSEATTRVRAARLRPKPPGNPREGSGGNGGHHH
- the LOC4337154 gene encoding uncharacterized protein isoform X1; the encoded protein is MDRVEEKEGNRFQEPASDRCEDNEDKEQDNSEESSSVDQRKEEEEEEKEGCEEATPAAAAAAAAPSFFAHPCSLLQYIARVCACCLGLSDSFCDPKASSVLVPEPEPAAADPSQEGEEDMKSSYFYMQEATTRVRAARLRPKPPGNPREGSGGNGGHHH